Part of the Vagococcus jeotgali genome, GTACTCTTTTTTATTTAAATAACTAAAAAGGGAGAATAAACATGTTACATGAAATTGTTGCAAAAATTATTTTAATTTTAAATTCCTTCTCAGTATTAATTTTGTTAGTTGGGGTTGTGAAGGCAGCTTTTGATTTCTTTAAAAATGAGTTCAGCTCAGGAAGTACTCAAGAGATTTCTATGAAACATAATAAAATTAAGCTATATTTAGGATCTTATATTCTACTTAGTTTAGAGGTTTTAATTGCCTCTGATATTATTGAGACAATTTTAAATCCATCAGTTGATGATATGTTGATACTTGGTGGAGTAGTTGTTATTAGAACAGCTATTTCTTACTTCTTAGGAAAAGAAATGGAAGAAGCTGAGGCTAAGACTGCTGAAAAAGCTTCTAATAAAAGCAGCTGAAAAGTAAATAATAAACAAAAACAGCTTAGGCTGTTTTTTTTGTTGATCAAAAGGGTTGACTCAATTTTTGGAAGCCTATACAATTCTAACTATACCAAATATAAAATTAATCAAAGGGGTTATGATAAGATGAGTTTTTCAGATGTATACCAAGAGCATAAGTTATATATTGATGGCAAATGGACAGATGGTGCTGGAAATAACTTTTTAGACAGTTATTCCCCGGTTAATGGAGAAAAGATAGGGACTTTTGTAGATGCTGTTGATAAAGATGTCGATATGGCTGTTGAGGCAGCAACAAAAGCCTTACCTGAATGGCGAGATTGGTCTTTAGTAGATAGGAGTAATGTCTTATTAAAAATTGCTGATGTTATTGATGAGCACACGGAGTACTTAGCAAGAATTGAGTCTTTAGATAATGGAAAACCATTAAGAGAAACTAGGTCGATAGATGTTCCGTTAAGTGCTGATCATTTCAGATATTTTGCAGGAGTGATTCGTAGTGAGGAAGGATCAGCTCAGGCATTTGATAAAAACACGTTAAGTATCGTCTTACGTGAACCAATTGGAGTTGTTGGACAAATTATCCCGTGGAATTTCCCGCTATTAATGGGGGCATGGAAAATTGCTCCAGCACTAGCTGCAGGAAACACGATTGTGATTCATCCATCTTCGTCTACATCGCTAAGTTTATTAGAATTAACAAAACTAATTGGTCCACTGTTACCAAAAGGTGTACTAAATGTTATCACAGGAAAAGGATCTAAATCTGGTGATTACATGCTTCAGCATGAAGGCTTTAATAAATTAGCCTTTACAGGTTCTACAGAAGTAGGTTATAAAGTAGCAAGAGCAGCTGCAGATAAATTAATTCCAGCAACTCTAGAGTTAGGTGGTAAGTCTGCTAATATTTTCTTTGACGATATGCCTTTTGATAGAGCAGTTGAAGGAGCTCAGTTAGGTATCTTATTTAATCAAGGTCAAGTGTGTTGTGCAGGATCTAGAATATTTGTTCAAGAAGGAATCTATGACAAATTTGTTGGTGCCTTAAAAGAGAAATTTGAAGCTGTTGTTGTAGGTAACCCACTAGATAAAGACACACAAATGGGAGCTCAAGTTAACGAGCGACAAGTGGAAAAAATATTAGAGGCTGTTGAAGTTGGACGAAAAGAAGGGGCAACAATTTTAACTGGTGGTAAAAAGTTAGATGGTGAGCTAGAACGGGGCTGCTATATAGCGCCGACTCTTTTAACAGATGTGACAAACGATATGGAAGTAGCTCGTAAGGAGATATTTGGTCCTGTAGCCGTTGTTGTTAAATTTAAGACTATTGATGAAGTAATTAAATTAGCTAATGATTCTGATTACGGTCTTGGTGGTGGTGTTTGGACTGAAAATATAAACACCGCATTAAATGTGAGTCGTCAAATTGAAACTGGACGTATTTGGGTGAATACTTACAATCAAATTCCAGCTGGATCACCATTTGGTGGGTATAAAAAATCAGGTATTGGACGAGAAACTCATAAAGCTATTTTAGATTCATATAGCCAATTTAAAAATATTTATATTGATACAAGTGAAGCTGGATTTGGGTTATATTAAATTCTTCTTTTTTAAAGGAAATTTTCTGAAAGTTTAGAAAAGATTGTGATTACACTGGCATAATCACAGGAACAATGTTAAAATATTGTTGTTAGTTAACTGTCACACATAAGTAATTATGGTGACTATATAATTAGGAGGAATTTAATTATGGCATTAGTATCAGCAGCAGATATGTTAAAAGAAGCTAGAGAAGGTCAATATGCAGTAGGTGCTTTTAATACAAATAACTTAGAGTGGACTCAAGCTATTTTAAAAGGCGCACAAGAATCTAATTCTCCAGTAATGATTCAAACTTCTATGGGTGCAGCAAAATACATGGGTGGATACAAAGTTTGTTACGATATCGTGAAAGACTTAATCGATTCAATGGGAATTACTGTACCAGTTGCACTACATTTAGATCATGGTGAATATGAAGATGCTCTAGAATGTATCGAAATTGGATATACTTCAGTTATGTTTGATGGATCTCACTTACCATTTGAAGAAAACATTGAAAAAGCTAAAGAAGTTGTCGCTAAAGCTCATGCAAAAGGCGTTTCTGTTGAGTGTGAAGTTGGAAGTATTGGCGGAGAAGAAGACGGAATTATTGGTTCTGGTGAATTAGCAGATCCTGCAGAATGTAAAGCAATGTCAGATACTGGTATTGATTTCTTAGCAGCAGGTATTGGTAACATTCATGGTTCTTATCCAGAAAACTGGACAGGCTTAAACTTTGAACGTTTAGCTGAAATTGGTGCTGTAATCGATGGCAAACCAATGGTATTACATGGTGGATCAGGTATTCCTTTAGACCAAATTCAAAAAGCTATTGAATTAGGTGTTTCTAAAATTAATGTTAACACTGAATGTCAAGAAGTGTTTGCAGCAGTAACACGTAAATATATTGAAGAAGGAAAAGATTTAGAAGGTAAAGGTTTTGACCCTCGTAAAATCTTAGCTCCTGGAACTCAAGCAATCACTGAGTTAGTTAAACAACGTATTGAGTGGTTTGGTTCTAAAGATAAAGCTTAATAACTATTAAAAAAAGCAATTGATTTTTTAATCAATTGCTTTTTTACTTTCAAGAAACTATCAATGTCTTTTTTTAATGCCCATCTTATGATAGAATACAATAAGTTAATAGAATAATCGATTAGACAGCTGCTTAATTTAAGCGGCTTTTTTCAAGAATAAAGTGAGGAAATCAATTAAATATGAAAAAATTAGTGGTAAATGGTGGAAAAAAATTAAAGGGAACAGTAACTATTAGTGGAGCTAAAAATAGTGCTGTAGCATTAATCCCAGCAGCCATTTTGGCTGACTCTCCTGTTGTTTTAGAAGGTGTACCAGATATTCAAGATGTTCACTCACTAAAAGAGATTTTAGAGATAATGGGTGTTCAGGTAACTTTTGAGAATAATCGTATGGTGATTGATCCAACTAACATGGTATCTATTCCAATGCCAAGTGGAAAAATCAATAGTTTAAGAGCATCTTATTATTTTATGGGCGCATTATTGGGTAAGTTTGGTGAGGCTGTTGTTGGTCTTCCAGGCGGTTGTTATTTAGGGCCTCGTCCTATTGATTTACACGTTAAAGGATTTGAGTCATTAGGTGCAACAGTCAAGACAGAACACGGGGCTACTTATTTAGATTCTCCAAATGGGTTAAAAGGTACTAGAATCTATATGGACATGGTTTCAATCGGAGCAACGATTAACGTGATGTTAGCGGCTGTTAAAGCTGAAGGACGTACAGTGATTGAAAATGCTGCAAGAGAACCTGAAATTATTGATGTAGCAACACTGTTGAATAACATGGGAGCTAAAATTCGTGGTGCTGGTACAAATGAAATTCGAATTGATGGTGTAAAAGAATTAAAAGGTTGTCGTCATTCAATGATTCCTGACCGTATTGAGGCTGGTACTTATCTGTCTCTTGCTGCAGCATATGGCGATGGCGTTGTCGTTCAAAACGTGATTCATGAGCATCTAGAGAGCTTTATTTCTAAATTGGAAGAGATGGGTGTTCCTATGACAATCACAGAAGATAGCATCATCGTTGAGCCTACCAATGATTTGAAACCAATTAATGTAACAACTGTACCTTATCCAGGGTTTGCAACCGACCTACAACAACCATTAACACCACTATTGTTACGTGCCAATGGACAAAGTATGGTAACAGATACTATTTATGAAGCGCGTGTCAATCATATTCCAGAGCTTGCTCGTATGGGTGCTGATGCTACTGTTGAAGGGAAAATGATTGTCATTAATGGTCATAATGACATTAAACTCTCAGGAACAGAAGTGACAGCTAGTGATTTAAGAGCTGGAGCTTGTCTTGTGATTGCTGGTATTATGGCAGATGGGACGACAAAGATTTCAAATGTTGAAAACATTTTACGTGGTTATGATAATATTATTGAAAAGCTAACAGGTCTTGGTGCTGATATTTACATGGAAGAAGATATAGACAAAGAGGGATAGAAAATGCGTGATTACCTAACAATGGGCGAACTTGAACAAAAAACCCTAAAAGAGATCTACACTTATGCAAAGGATTTTAAAATTCCATATTATAGCCAAATGAATAAAAAAGAACTATCTTTAGCCGTTATTCGTGCTCAAGCTGAAAAACAAGGATT contains:
- a CDS encoding DUF1622 domain-containing protein: MLHEIVAKIILILNSFSVLILLVGVVKAAFDFFKNEFSSGSTQEISMKHNKIKLYLGSYILLSLEVLIASDIIETILNPSVDDMLILGGVVVIRTAISYFLGKEMEEAEAKTAEKASNKSS
- a CDS encoding aldehyde dehydrogenase family protein is translated as MSFSDVYQEHKLYIDGKWTDGAGNNFLDSYSPVNGEKIGTFVDAVDKDVDMAVEAATKALPEWRDWSLVDRSNVLLKIADVIDEHTEYLARIESLDNGKPLRETRSIDVPLSADHFRYFAGVIRSEEGSAQAFDKNTLSIVLREPIGVVGQIIPWNFPLLMGAWKIAPALAAGNTIVIHPSSSTSLSLLELTKLIGPLLPKGVLNVITGKGSKSGDYMLQHEGFNKLAFTGSTEVGYKVARAAADKLIPATLELGGKSANIFFDDMPFDRAVEGAQLGILFNQGQVCCAGSRIFVQEGIYDKFVGALKEKFEAVVVGNPLDKDTQMGAQVNERQVEKILEAVEVGRKEGATILTGGKKLDGELERGCYIAPTLLTDVTNDMEVARKEIFGPVAVVVKFKTIDEVIKLANDSDYGLGGGVWTENINTALNVSRQIETGRIWVNTYNQIPAGSPFGGYKKSGIGRETHKAILDSYSQFKNIYIDTSEAGFGLY
- a CDS encoding class II fructose-bisphosphate aldolase; translated protein: MALVSAADMLKEAREGQYAVGAFNTNNLEWTQAILKGAQESNSPVMIQTSMGAAKYMGGYKVCYDIVKDLIDSMGITVPVALHLDHGEYEDALECIEIGYTSVMFDGSHLPFEENIEKAKEVVAKAHAKGVSVECEVGSIGGEEDGIIGSGELADPAECKAMSDTGIDFLAAGIGNIHGSYPENWTGLNFERLAEIGAVIDGKPMVLHGGSGIPLDQIQKAIELGVSKINVNTECQEVFAAVTRKYIEEGKDLEGKGFDPRKILAPGTQAITELVKQRIEWFGSKDKA
- a CDS encoding UDP-N-acetylglucosamine 1-carboxyvinyltransferase is translated as MKKLVVNGGKKLKGTVTISGAKNSAVALIPAAILADSPVVLEGVPDIQDVHSLKEILEIMGVQVTFENNRMVIDPTNMVSIPMPSGKINSLRASYYFMGALLGKFGEAVVGLPGGCYLGPRPIDLHVKGFESLGATVKTEHGATYLDSPNGLKGTRIYMDMVSIGATINVMLAAVKAEGRTVIENAAREPEIIDVATLLNNMGAKIRGAGTNEIRIDGVKELKGCRHSMIPDRIEAGTYLSLAAAYGDGVVVQNVIHEHLESFISKLEEMGVPMTITEDSIIVEPTNDLKPINVTTVPYPGFATDLQQPLTPLLLRANGQSMVTDTIYEARVNHIPELARMGADATVEGKMIVINGHNDIKLSGTEVTASDLRAGACLVIAGIMADGTTKISNVENILRGYDNIIEKLTGLGADIYMEEDIDKEG